Proteins found in one Littorina saxatilis isolate snail1 unplaced genomic scaffold, US_GU_Lsax_2.0 scaffold_1205, whole genome shotgun sequence genomic segment:
- the LOC138954511 gene encoding G-protein coupled receptor GRL101-like, whose translation CIPREKEYDGWADCYNSNDETLCSEIEWSGQPSPPPALVSLSDMGLVVQPLNVSLATHSTRTCPDTHFQCPNDGFCQPLMFRCNGLYDCPGREDEADCDSYTCPGFYRCRASSVCLLQSQLCDGRAHCPQHDDELLCNLTCPRSCQCRGMAFFCTNIFTASAHPQLRFLDASGSSMTPESLRDNLMLIHLSLARCNLTVLTQLAFPNLLSLDVSDNRVSSTSRVPLSGVPRLRELSLAGNPLVHVFEDDGKLSLYSKVWELDLSRVALHVLNASILSAFPNLHVLNLSHSGVESAPDEGFGATRHLRVIDLRGCPMTWFPPELFRGLSDLRTVYADSFKMCCPVLLPTDFNVRNCIAPSDEISSCEDLLQSGGYRLFVFLLAVLAVLGNAVSFVFRTIISRRGTKIGYGNFVTHLSMSDFLMGVYLAIIGVADRVYQGAYLWNEVAWKHSVPCQLAGFLSLVSNEVSAFLMCLITLDRFLVLRFPFSRIHFSPQSAHAASAVAWLCGVILAAIPLLPATAHWHFYSQTGICIPLPITRSEFAGHGYSFSIIIVLNFVLFLFICAGQVSIYWSIRANSMSASNSTKINKDLVIARRLITVAMSDFLCWFPIGLLGLLASSGVAIPGEVNVAVAIFVLPLNSTVNPCLYTLNVIMERRRLAREDRLRKTLLSHINTPF comes from the coding sequence TGCATCCCGAGAGAGAAGGAGTATGACGGGTGGGCAGACTGTTACAACAGTAACGACGAGACTCTGTGCAGTGAGATCGAGTGGTCAGGCCAACCCAGCCCGCCCCCTGCTCTCGTCTCTCTGTCCGACATGGGCCTTGTTGTCCAGCCTCTCAACGTCTCTCTCGCTACACATTCAACCAGGACTTGCCCCGACACACATTTCCAATGTCCGAATGACGGCTTCTGTCAGCCGTTGATGTTCCGTTGTAACGGCCTGTACGACTGCCCGGGGCGGGAGGACGAGGCGGACTGTGACAGCTACACCTGCCCGGGCTTCTACCGCTGTCGCGCTTCCTCCGTCTGTCTGCTCCAGTCTCAGCTGTGTGACGGTCGCGCTCACTGCCCGCAGCATGACGACGAGCTGCTGTGCAACCTGACGTGTCCTCGCTCATGCCAGTGCAGGGGCATGGCTTTCTTCTGCACCAACATCTTCACGGCGTCTGCACACCCACAACTCCGCTTTCTGGACGCGAGCGGTAGTTCCATGACTCCTGAAAGCTTGCGAGACAACCTCATGCTGATCCATCTCAGTCTCGCTCGCTGCAACCTGACCGTCCTGACTCAGCTCGCCTTTCCGAATCTGTTGAGTCTGGACGTCAGTGACAACCGCGTCAGCAGCACTAGCAGGGTACCTTTAAGTGGAGTTCCTCGCCTGCGAGAGCTGTCCCTAGCCGGCAATCCATTGGTCCACGTGTTTGAAGACGACGGGAAGCTGAGCCTGTATAGTAAAGTGTGGGAGTTAGATCTGTCGCGCGTTGCGCTGCACGTGCTCAATGCCAGCATACTCTCGGCTTTCCCCAACCTACATGTCCTCAACCTGTCCCACAGCGGGGTGGAGAGTGCCCCCGATGAAGGCTTCGGTGCCACGAGACATCTGCGTGTGATAGACCTGCGGGGATGTCCCATGACCTGGTTCCCACCCGAGCTGTTTCGAGGCCTCAGTGATCTGCGCACCGTCTATGCAGACAGCTTTAAAATGTGTTGCCCCGTGCTCCTTCCCACTGATTTCAACGTGCGTAACTGTATTGCACCCTCGGATGAGATCTCTTCGTGTGAAGACTTGCTGCAGAGTGGAGGATACAGACTGTTCGTCTTCCTCTTGGCTGTCCTGGCGGTTCTCGGCAACGCTGTAAGCTTCGTGTTCAGGACAATTATTTCTCGGCGCGGAACCAAAATAGGTTACGGGAACTTTGTGACACACCTGTCTATGTCTGATTTCCTGATGGGTGTCTACCTGGCCATCATCGGGGTGGCGGACCGGGTGTACCAGGGTGCCTACCTCTGGAATGAGGTGGCTTGGAAGCACAGTGTTCCCTGTCAGCTTGCAGGCTTTCTGTCACTGGTGTCCAATGAGGTGTCAGCCTTCCTCATGTGCCTCATCACCTTGGATCGTTTTCTGGTTCTTCGCTTTCCCTTTAGCCGCATTCATTTCAGTCCGCAGTCCGCTCATGCAGCTTCGGCCGTGGCATGGCTGTGTGGCGTGATTCTGGCTGCCATCCCTCTGTTGCCTGCCACAGCTCACTGGCACTTCTACAGCCAGACAGGGATCTGTATCCCACTTCCCATCACCAGGAGCGAGTTTGCTGGCCACGGCTATTCCTTCAGCATCATCATCGTGCTTAACTTCGTCCTGTTCCTCTTTATCTGTGCTGGCCAAGTGAGCATTTACTGGTCCATCCGCGCCAACTCCATGTCTGCGTCTAACAGCACCAAAATTAACAAGGACCTGGTCATCGCACGCCGACTGATCACCGTAGCCATGAGTGACTTCCTCTGCTGGTTTCCCATCGGCTTGCTCGGCTTGCTAGCGTCCAGTGGCGTGGCCATTCCTGGCGAGGTCAACGTGGCCGTGGCCATCTTCGTGCTGCCTCTCAACTCCACCGTCAACCCCTGTCTCTACACTCTCAACGTCATCATGGAGAGACGCAGGCTGGCCCGCGAAGACAGGTTGCGTAAAACTCTGCTTTCACATATCAACACTCCCTTCTGA